A genomic window from Clostridium aceticum includes:
- a CDS encoding patatin-like phospholipase family protein encodes MLGLTLEGGGAKGAYQVGAWQAFRQLGLEFQGITGTSVGALNGALMIQEDFDIAYDIWYNITPHMVMDIDDRIYEMLSGAQINNRSIHIFLEEIRKFVKGFGFDARPLENLIKDTIKEEKIIQSPKEFGFVTVSLTDFKPLEIYKEEIPSGKIVDYLMASSYLPIFKSKKLDGKKFLDGSFYNNLPIDMLYNKGYKKIVAVRLLSIGRIKKVEKEDLEVIYIQPYRDLGGVMDFTKKRARYNMKLGYFDTIRVLKGLEGKKYYIKNGLCEEKALKFLMSGEEKMIKLLAELYHLSPIKPLNRLLLEEIIPKWALLMDLGEGCSYADIVIGLVETLAEYNDINPFYVYTLEGLLRRSIEIYCKDKQKVEDKQKKLLPSADFLPTIGREKLLEKTIKVLLRHHEGLLLE; translated from the coding sequence ATGCTAGGATTGACCCTAGAGGGTGGTGGAGCTAAAGGTGCTTATCAAGTAGGTGCATGGCAAGCTTTTAGGCAACTAGGTTTGGAATTTCAGGGAATTACAGGAACCTCTGTGGGGGCTCTAAATGGCGCATTGATGATTCAAGAGGATTTTGATATAGCTTATGATATATGGTACAATATTACTCCGCATATGGTGATGGATATAGATGACCGAATTTATGAAATGCTGTCAGGAGCTCAAATTAATAATAGAAGCATACATATTTTTCTGGAGGAAATACGAAAATTTGTAAAAGGTTTTGGCTTCGATGCAAGGCCCTTGGAAAATCTTATTAAAGATACCATTAAAGAGGAGAAGATTATACAGTCTCCAAAGGAGTTTGGCTTTGTTACTGTATCTTTAACAGACTTTAAGCCTTTAGAAATTTATAAGGAGGAAATACCTTCAGGAAAAATTGTAGATTACCTTATGGCTTCTTCTTATCTGCCGATTTTTAAGTCAAAGAAATTGGATGGCAAAAAGTTTTTAGATGGGAGTTTTTATAATAACCTTCCTATAGATATGTTGTATAATAAGGGGTATAAAAAAATAGTGGCGGTACGTTTATTAAGCATAGGAAGGATTAAAAAGGTAGAGAAAGAAGACTTAGAAGTTATTTATATACAACCTTATCGGGATTTAGGAGGCGTCATGGACTTTACCAAAAAAAGAGCCCGATATAATATGAAGCTCGGTTACTTTGATACGATAAGGGTACTAAAAGGATTAGAAGGTAAGAAATATTATATTAAAAACGGTCTTTGTGAAGAAAAAGCATTGAAGTTTTTAATGAGCGGGGAAGAAAAAATGATAAAATTATTGGCAGAATTATATCACCTATCTCCTATAAAACCCCTCAACAGACTACTACTAGAGGAAATTATACCTAAATGGGCACTACTGATGGATTTAGGAGAAGGCTGTAGCTATGCTGATATTGTTATTGGGTTAGTAGAAACATTGGCAGAGTATAATGATATTAATCCTTTTTATGTTTACACTTTAGAAGGACTTTTAAGAAGAAGTATAGAAATTTATTGTAAAGATAAACAAAAGGTAGAAGATAAACAAAAAAAACTTTTACCAAGTGCAGATTTTTTACCTACAATAGGCAGAGAAAAACTATTAGAAAAGACAATAAAGGTTTTACTAAGGCATCATGAGGGGTTACTTTTAGAATAA